Proteins encoded together in one Triticum dicoccoides isolate Atlit2015 ecotype Zavitan chromosome 7B, WEW_v2.0, whole genome shotgun sequence window:
- the LOC119335402 gene encoding two-component response regulator ORR24-like, with protein MGGDQRQMMEDAAEDKFPEGLRVLAVDDDGVCLKVLENLLRGCKYHSTTVKDATTALKILRAGKEKFDLVITNVRMQDMGSLKLLERIRLEMDLPVIMLSEGCEKKAMMKGINHGACDYLLKPVHTNELKNIWQHVESRRNSEAIRHISRDDDDDQRSQLGTTTKNNDGTNTDESKESTHASSTQKKPKVAWTIELHTKFMEAINQIGLYRATPKKILELMNVDYLTRKNVLSHLQKYKLYLKKVNSNPLGDACVRWNSFMNIWESFMHNHEHERWGVSSGGIASWSPNHYGAAVHLGQHTSTEGSMSMGSLISGGTMLGYLVPQTPTMGIFSGLNEHIVPFNIPSNPRSIGMLNANISVPMAAPQFVYSDPITTVVAGFSEKMAPFNIASKMGSVGMMLNGKYAPGIGRISVAETEMVNYGRTSSALSNHQTYDFVPLTHMHDVGDASGIFHVQEGTVDQQALSSQLNGINDLSSVGINEDFIGEDVVMDG; from the exons ATGGGTGGGGACCAAAGGCAAATGATGGAAGATGCGGCGGAGGACAAGTTCCCGGAGGGGTTACGAGTCCTCGCCGTGGACGACGACGGCGTCTGCCTTAAGGTGCTAGAGAACCTCTTGCGCGGGTGCAAATACCACT CAACGACTGTGAAGGATGCCACGACGGCGCTGAAGATTCTCAGGGCGGGGAAGGAGAAGTTCGACCTGGTCATCACCAACGTGCGCATGCAGGACATGGGCAGCTTGAAGCTCCTCGAGCGCATCCGCCTTGAGATGGATCTGCCCGTCATCA TGCTATCTGAAGGTTGTGAAAAGAAGGCTATGATGAAGGGGATAAATCATGGGGCGTGTGACTATTTGTTGAAGCCAGTGCATACCAACGAGCTAAAAAATATATGGCAGCATGTTGAAAGCAGGAGAAATTCTGAAGCAATAAGGCACATCAGCAGGGACGATGATGACGACCAGAGATCACAGCTTGGGACTACTACCAAGAACAACGATGGAACTAATACTGACGAGAGCAAAGAGAGCACACATGCATCCTCTACCCAGAAGAAGCCAAAAGTGGCATGGACAATCGAGCTGCATACAAAGTTTATGGAAGCTATCAACCAGATCGGCCT CTATAGGGCTACTCCAAAAAAGATTCTGGAGCTGATGAATGTGGATTACCTCACTAGAAAAAATGTATTGAGTCATCTACAG AAGTATAAATTGTACTTGAAAAAAGTCAACTCAAACCCACTTGGTGATGCATGTGTAAGATGGAACTCTTTCATGAACATTTGGGAGAGTTTTATGCATAACCATGAGCATGAAAGGTGGGGTGTGTCCTCAGGTGGCATCGCCTCCTGGAGTCCGAACCATTACGGTGCAGCGGTTCACTTAGGTCAGCATACAAGCACCGAGGGGAGTATGTCCATGGGTTCATTAATCAGTGGTGGTACAATGCTGGGGTATTTGGTACCACAGACGCCCACTATGGGAATATTTTCTGGCTTGAATGAGCATATAGTTCCATTCAACATACCTAGCAACCCAAGATCTATAGGGATGTTGAATGCAAACATCAGTGTTCCAATGGCAGCACCTCAGTTTGTTTACAGCGACCCAATCACTACAGTAGTGGCAGGCTTCAGCGAGAAGATGGCGCCATTCAACATAGCAAGCAAGATGGGCTCGGTTGGAATGATGTTAAATGGCAAGTATGCACCTGGTATAGGAAGAATTTCAGTGGCAGAGACTGAGATGGTTAACTATGGAAGAACTAGTTCTGCACTTTCCAACCATCAGACATATGATTTCGTCCCATTGACACATATGCATGATGTCGGTGATGCATCTGGTATTTTCCATGTGCAAGAAGGAACAGTTGATCAGCAAGCACTTAGTAGTCAACTGAATGGCATCAATGACTTGTCATCAGTCGGTATTAATGAA GATTTCATTGGAGAGGATGTGGTCATGGATGGATAA